Proteins encoded together in one Sphingomonas radiodurans window:
- a CDS encoding TonB-dependent receptor domain-containing protein has protein sequence MRINYRSRLLTTTLLVGAAMASTSAFAQSVDSTTTPGAPAPGVVTQEGAVTEETSTGDIVVTGTLIKNPNLVQATPVKVVGADEIDLQQANVAEELLREIPGITPSIGSAVNNGNGGASFVNLRNLGSNRNVVLLDGVRLVPAELNGRFDLNNVPLALIERVDVLTGGASTTYGADAVSGVVNFITRRDFSGIELNLSEQISEQGDGNVFRADLTVGANFDDGRGNAVLSIGYQEADPLYQGSRDYGRFGLSSASGGGGGSGTAVPSRFSLPGQGTRQVNAAGTAFNPTTAFTAFNFNPYNVYQTPFERYNMYGAANYEVSDAVEVYSRGIFSKNTVETIIAPSGAFGIPVQIPLNNPFLTASLRNSFCGANGIDEATCLAASNPALTPGQAGYRTVTSNLSRRATEVGPRISEYTTTFFDYRAGARGGITESIDWDMFGSYGESENLQVIQGYTLNSRVRDSFLANSTTACFDGTAAGCVPVNWFGAENNASFTPAALDFLSENSTVRTKTTMAQMRGTVSGDFGVASPFASNPISFAVGGEYRKYTASQESDTLAAGGDLGGAGGAAPNIAGGYNVYEAIGEIIVPLVSDKPFFQDLTIEGGIRYSKYDIDAAGDPGFNTTTWKAAGSWTPVDGFKVRGNYARAVRAPNIAELFSPVNTGLTNLSDDPCATFNDAGVRINPNPTGELRAICLAQGASASNVDSISQPTAGQAAQTGGGNINLQPETSTSWTAGVVFTPTFAPRLSISADYYNIKINGAITQPTPGDAISACFGANPRSPAAGASQTEACTIIRRDPLDGDLAGDPNTTPGLFLSLSNLGKLETSGVDVTVNYSHDLGFTKLSLAAAGNWTEKSKFQAVSGGYDRDCVGYFSANCGQPIPEWQWSVRGTLTFEAVDVSLLWRHLSGVEYEGLADDFDLRGFAANARTLFTGALPASAGSLAGRQVDFNRISGKDYFDLTVRANVGENYTFTFGVQNLLDQEPPLVGGEAGSTTFNSGNTFPSTYDAIGRRFVAGAKVRF, from the coding sequence ATGCGCATCAATTATCGTTCGCGCCTACTGACGACGACGCTGCTCGTCGGCGCCGCCATGGCGTCGACCTCGGCATTCGCGCAGAGCGTCGATTCGACCACCACGCCGGGCGCACCCGCTCCGGGCGTCGTCACCCAGGAGGGTGCGGTCACCGAAGAGACGTCGACGGGCGACATCGTCGTTACCGGTACGCTGATCAAGAACCCGAACCTGGTGCAGGCCACCCCGGTCAAGGTCGTCGGCGCCGACGAAATTGATCTTCAGCAGGCCAACGTCGCTGAAGAGCTGCTGCGCGAAATCCCGGGCATCACCCCGTCGATCGGCTCGGCCGTCAACAACGGCAACGGCGGCGCATCGTTCGTCAACCTGCGCAACCTCGGTTCGAACCGCAACGTCGTCCTGCTCGATGGCGTCCGCCTGGTGCCGGCCGAACTGAACGGCCGCTTCGATCTTAACAACGTGCCGCTCGCGCTGATCGAGCGCGTCGACGTTCTGACCGGTGGTGCATCGACCACCTACGGCGCTGACGCCGTGTCGGGCGTCGTGAACTTCATCACCCGCCGCGATTTTTCGGGCATCGAGCTCAACCTTTCCGAGCAGATCAGCGAGCAGGGCGACGGCAACGTGTTCCGCGCGGATCTGACGGTCGGCGCGAACTTCGATGACGGCCGCGGCAACGCAGTGCTCAGCATCGGCTACCAGGAAGCCGATCCGCTCTATCAGGGTTCGCGCGACTATGGCCGCTTCGGCCTCAGCTCGGCAAGCGGCGGCGGCGGCGGTTCGGGTACTGCGGTCCCGTCGCGCTTCTCGCTTCCGGGCCAGGGCACGCGTCAGGTTAATGCAGCGGGCACGGCGTTCAACCCGACCACGGCATTCACCGCCTTCAACTTCAACCCGTACAACGTGTATCAGACGCCGTTCGAGCGCTACAACATGTACGGCGCCGCGAACTACGAAGTGAGCGATGCGGTCGAAGTCTACAGCCGCGGCATTTTCTCGAAGAACACCGTCGAGACGATCATCGCACCGTCGGGCGCCTTCGGCATCCCGGTTCAAATCCCGCTCAACAACCCGTTCCTCACCGCTTCGCTGCGTAATAGCTTCTGCGGCGCGAACGGCATTGACGAGGCCACCTGCCTTGCGGCCTCCAACCCGGCGCTGACGCCGGGTCAGGCTGGCTATCGCACGGTCACCAGCAATCTCTCGCGCCGCGCGACTGAAGTTGGGCCGCGCATCAGCGAGTACACCACGACGTTCTTCGATTACCGTGCCGGTGCGCGCGGCGGTATCACTGAGTCGATCGATTGGGACATGTTCGGTTCGTACGGCGAGTCCGAGAACCTGCAGGTGATCCAGGGCTACACGCTTAACTCGCGCGTTCGGGACAGCTTCCTGGCGAACAGCACTACCGCATGCTTCGATGGCACCGCGGCGGGCTGCGTTCCAGTCAACTGGTTCGGAGCCGAGAACAATGCGTCGTTCACCCCGGCAGCGCTCGACTTCCTGAGCGAAAATTCGACGGTTCGCACCAAGACCACGATGGCGCAGATGCGTGGCACGGTGAGTGGTGACTTCGGCGTAGCTAGCCCGTTCGCCAGCAACCCGATCTCGTTCGCGGTCGGTGGCGAATATCGCAAGTACACCGCGTCGCAGGAATCCGATACGCTGGCAGCAGGCGGTGATCTGGGCGGCGCCGGTGGCGCAGCGCCGAATATCGCTGGTGGCTACAACGTGTACGAAGCGATCGGCGAAATCATCGTGCCGCTCGTGTCGGACAAGCCCTTCTTCCAGGATCTGACGATCGAGGGCGGCATTCGCTATTCCAAGTACGACATCGATGCAGCTGGTGATCCCGGCTTCAACACGACGACCTGGAAGGCAGCCGGTAGCTGGACCCCCGTGGACGGCTTCAAGGTCCGCGGTAACTACGCCCGCGCTGTCCGTGCACCGAACATCGCCGAGCTGTTCTCGCCAGTGAACACGGGCCTGACCAACCTCAGCGATGATCCCTGCGCCACGTTCAACGACGCCGGCGTGCGGATCAACCCGAACCCGACCGGTGAACTGCGCGCGATCTGCCTTGCGCAGGGTGCTTCGGCATCCAACGTCGACTCGATCTCGCAGCCGACGGCGGGCCAGGCAGCTCAGACCGGTGGTGGCAACATCAACCTGCAGCCGGAAACCTCGACCAGCTGGACGGCCGGCGTGGTGTTCACCCCGACGTTCGCGCCGCGCCTGTCGATCTCGGCCGATTACTACAACATCAAGATCAACGGTGCGATCACCCAGCCAACGCCGGGCGACGCGATTTCGGCTTGCTTCGGTGCGAACCCACGCTCGCCAGCCGCTGGCGCTTCGCAGACGGAAGCGTGCACGATCATCCGTCGTGACCCGCTCGACGGCGATCTTGCCGGCGATCCGAACACGACTCCGGGTCTGTTCCTCTCGCTGTCGAACCTCGGCAAGCTGGAGACCAGCGGCGTCGATGTCACGGTCAACTATTCGCACGACCTCGGCTTCACGAAGCTGAGCCTCGCCGCTGCGGGTAACTGGACGGAGAAGTCGAAGTTCCAGGCAGTCTCGGGTGGTTACGACCGTGACTGCGTCGGTTACTTCTCGGCCAACTGCGGCCAGCCGATCCCTGAGTGGCAGTGGTCGGTGCGCGGTACGCTCACGTTCGAGGCGGTCGACGTCTCGCTGCTGTGGCGTCACCTCAGTGGGGTCGAGTACGAAGGCCTGGCGGACGACTTCGACCTGCGTGGCTTTGCTGCCAATGCACGCACGCTCTTCACCGGCGCATTGCCGGCAAGCGCAGGCAGCCTCGCTGGTCGGCAGGTCGACTTTAACCGCATCTCGGGTAAGGACTATTTCGACCTGACCGTTCGCGCGAACGTCGGCGAGAACTACACCTTCACCTTCGGTGTGCAGAACCTGC